The genomic stretch TTCCCGGAAGGCCCGTGGTACTACCCCGAGGATCAGATTTCCGATCTGCCCATGCGCCAGCTCGCTGCTGAAATCACCCGCGAGAAACTGTTTCTGCGTCTCCACCAGGAGCTTCCCTACTCGTCGCATGTCGAGACGGAGAAGTGGGAAGAGCGCAAGGATGGTTCGGTGCGAATCGAGCAGGTGATCTATGTCGAGCGCGACAGCCAGAAGAAGATCGTGCTTGGCAAGAATGGCGAGGCGATCAAGTCGATCTCGACTGCTTCCCGCAAGGAGATGTCGGAGATCCTTGAACAGCCGGTGCATCTGTTCCTGTTCGTCAAGGTTCGCGAGAACTGGGGCAATGATCCCGAGCGCTTCCGCGAGATGGGCCTGGAGTTCCCGCGGGATTGAATGAAGCCGACGCGTTTCAGGCTTTGCGCGCCTGGACGCGCTTCGTCACGAGATTTGCGATCGCCGGGCCGAACAGGAGCACCAGTATCAGCCTGGTTGTCTGTAACGCCATGACAAAGGACATATCGACCGGCGTCGAGGCGGCGATGATCGCAATCGAATCGAGCCCTCCGGGGCTGGTGGCGAGATAGGCCGTCAGCGGGTCAATGTCGAAGGCATACCAGAGCAACCAGCCCAGCCCGCCACAAAAGGCCATCAAGACGAGGATCGACCCGACGATCTGGGGCAGGGCGTTTGCCGCATGCCGCAGGATCCTGCGGGTGAAGCTGAGACCGATTTTCCAGCCGATCACTCCATAGGAGAGGGCGAGAAGCCATTCCGGCAGTTGCAGGGTAATGTAACCCAGAACATGAAGCAGCGTCGTCGAGATCATTGGCAGCAGCATCGTGCCCGCCGGAATGCGCAACCAGGCGCCGATGGCCGCTGACGCATAGGCAACTGCGAGTGTCTTGCCGAGATCCAGCCAGTCGGTTTGCGGAAACCAGACGATCGGTGTCGCCGCACCGCCTGCCGCGCCGAAGACAAAGGCAGCCACGATGGATGCTCCACCGGCAACAAAGGCAACCCGCAGATACTGCATGAAGGCGAC from Peteryoungia desertarenae encodes the following:
- a CDS encoding AbrB family transcriptional regulator — translated: MTDAPPVTDRQTDQNSSKGGEPDQPDEGRATVSPQLLTEPPPGLLTPLHPALRWFILVAVSLAFSVALYLTHMPGALLIGPMAAAIVVATNGARLAVHRIPYIASHAMIGCIIARSLDLDTLGTVVRDWPVFLVTVSAVIAASGLLGYLLARAEILPGTTAIWGTSAGAASAMVLMAESHGADARLVAFMQYLRVAFVAGGASIVAAFVFGAAGGAATPIVWFPQTDWLDLGKTLAVAYASAAIGAWLRIPAGTMLLPMISTTLLHVLGYITLQLPEWLLALSYGVIGWKIGLSFTRRILRHAANALPQIVGSILVLMAFCGGLGWLLWYAFDIDPLTAYLATSPGGLDSIAIIAASTPVDMSFVMALQTTRLILVLLFGPAIANLVTKRVQARKA